One region of Epilithonimonas zeae genomic DNA includes:
- a CDS encoding OsmC family protein gives MKITLNRINDDFLFECSNEQGNSILLDNTTLPNAKGVSPMQSVLMAVAGCSGIDVVSILKKQRQTITDFKAEVEGERVQVDEAKPFKSIKVKFFLEGEIDPKKAKKAAELSFEKYCSVSKTLEPNVEITYEVSVNGQVVE, from the coding sequence ATGAAAATTACACTTAATAGAATCAATGATGATTTTTTGTTTGAATGTTCCAACGAACAAGGAAATTCTATTTTATTAGACAATACGACTTTACCAAATGCAAAAGGAGTTTCTCCAATGCAATCTGTTTTGATGGCGGTTGCCGGTTGTAGCGGAATAGATGTGGTTTCGATTTTGAAAAAACAACGTCAGACGATTACAGATTTCAAAGCGGAAGTAGAAGGCGAAAGAGTTCAGGTAGATGAAGCAAAGCCTTTCAAATCTATCAAAGTGAAATTTTTCCTAGAAGGTGAAATCGATCCAAAAAAAGCAAAAAAAGCAGCAGAATTATCTTTTGAAAAATATTGTTCTGTTTCAAAAACGCTTGAGCCAAATGTTGAAATCACTTATGAAGTCAGCGTCAATGGACAAGTTGTAGAATAA
- a CDS encoding energy transducer TonB, with translation MRAFLLIIALLSSNVAFSQSEATKTSTLADSKAEFPGGQEAFRKEFMKMVHAYVDITAYAVNGKFSFIITIDEKGKMSEMKIYPKVRNDEEFKQDMNFAMKRIKKKWKPAITNGVPVSSNIIFDINFTSEHSDEEF, from the coding sequence ATGAGAGCTTTCTTATTGATAATTGCTTTATTGAGTAGCAATGTCGCTTTTTCACAATCCGAAGCAACCAAAACATCAACATTAGCAGATTCCAAAGCAGAATTTCCTGGCGGACAAGAAGCCTTCCGAAAAGAATTTATGAAAATGGTTCACGCTTATGTTGATATTACGGCTTACGCTGTGAACGGAAAATTTTCTTTTATCATTACGATTGACGAAAAAGGGAAAATGAGCGAGATGAAAATCTATCCAAAAGTCAGAAACGATGAAGAATTCAAACAGGATATGAATTTTGCGATGAAACGTATTAAGAAAAAATGGAAACCCGCAATCACAAATGGCGTTCCTGTAAGCTCTAATATTATTTTTGATATCAATTTCACCTCAGAACATTCTGATGAGGAATTTTAA